A stretch of DNA from Thermanaerosceptrum fracticalcis:
CCATATTTCGGGAATTAATCTTTATATGAAAAGGCTTAATACTGTATACATCGTCGGAATACTGTATACATGTCTGTTATACAGTATACATGTTTTCGTATTCTGTACTTTAACAGAAATGTATTATAAAATAACAGCTATAAGAATGTTATGAATATAAAAGTTTACCAATAAGCATTAATAATATATACACAATGATGTGTTTAGGAGGGGAAAATCATGAATCAATATCCCAAAACAAATGATGTTTTAGGTACAGTGAACAGAGGAGATGCTGCAGAATCGGGATTATGTACTCTTTGCAGGGCTGATTGTCAAGGAAAGTGCGAAACCTGGTTAACCAGCATGATTGGGAGAAAAATGCTGTATCCCCGGGACTTTGGCATAGTTACGGCGGGGAGTAGAAACACAACCCATGTGGGAGTGTCTTATAATTCCCTAAGAATCCAGGGATATAATTATGGGGCGGCAGGTTTGCCGAAAGGAATTTCCAATTCGGCCGATGACTGTATTTTTCCCAATGTGAATATCGAAACGGAATTTGGCAACGAAGTCAAAACAAAATCCAGGATTCCCATCATGACAGGGGCTCTTGGATCCACTTTCATCGCCGCAAAATACTGGGATGCCTTTGCTACCGGCGCAGCTCTGGTAGGATTCCCTATCGTTATAGGCGAAAACGTGGTAGGCGTGGATAAGGAAGCGGTTATTGAAAACGGAAAAATAGTGAAAGCTCCGGAACTGGACAGGAGAATCGAGACTTATCTGCGTTATTATGACGGCTATGGCGCTATCATTGTGCAGATGAATGTGGAAGACACCAGAAACGGCGTGGCCGAGTATGTTATTGATAAATACGGCGATAAGGTCGTTATTGAACTCAAGTGGGGACAAGGGGCCAAAAACATTGGCGGAGAAATACAGGTAACAAGCCTGGACTATGCCTTATTCCTGAAAAATAGGGGTTATGTGGTTGATCCCGATCCCACCAAGCCCGCGGTTCAGGAAGCCTTTAAGAACGGAGCCATCAAATCTTTTGCCCGCCACAGCAGACTGGGATATACTGACTTATCCTCACCTGAGCAAGTCAGAGAGAACTTTATGAGCTCTGTGGAGTATTTAAGGAAAATCGGTTATAAACGGATATCTTTAAAAACCGGTTCCTATGGCATGGAAGCTCTGGCTATGGCCATGAAGTATGCTACCGATGCCAAGCTTGACCTCTTAACGATAGACGGTTCCGGTGGCGGTACAGGAATGAGCCCCTGGAATATGATGGAGACATGGGGAGTTCCTTCGATTTTACTTCATGCCAAGGCCTATGAATATGCCACCATACTGGCGGCAAAGGGCAATAAGGTTGTAGACCTGGCCTTTGGCGGCGGGTTAGCTCGCGAAGACCATATCTTTAAAGCCTTAGCGCTGGGAGCGCCCTTTACAAAACTTGTCTGTATGGGAAGAGCTGTCATGATTCCCGGGTTCCTGGGTGCAAATATAGAAGGCGTACTGAAACCTGAGAGAAAAGCGCTGGTCAATGGTAACTGGGATAAACTGCCCGCCGCTGTAACACAAGTTGGTGCTACTGCAGAAGAAATCTTTGCGGGTTACTATGATGTACAGAATAAAGTGGGTAAAGATGAAATGAAAAATATACCCCTGGGTGCAATAGCTATGTGGAACTTGGCTGATAAACTGGCGGCCGGTCTCCAGCAGTTAATGGCCGGTGCCCGGAAGTTCTCCCTGAAAGAAATATCCCGTGATGACTTAGTGGCTGGCAATCGTGAAACAGAAAGAGAAACTAATATTAAATACATTACTGATGCTTTAGACGAAAGTGCCAAGAAGATTCTAAATTCCTAACTTAAGTAATATTGGCAATGTTAAAGGGCTTCTATCTGTGATTCTATAGATAGAAGCCCTTTATTGTTAATGTATAAAAAAGAAAATTCCTCCGGGTTGGAGGAGTAATAATATTCAAGATGGTCGGGATGACAGGACTTGAACCTGCGACCTCTTGGTCCCGAACCAAGCGCGCTACCAAACTGCGCTACATCCCGTACTAAAATATTATATGATGGTATCGTGATTCTGTCAAACTGGAGATATACTTTTTATATTTTTTAAGAAAGGGTAAATTGGGAAATTAGAAGTGATTATAATTAACAAAGACTGAAATGTGTTAATATTAAAATATAAAATTAAAATATTTTGGAATGTGAGAAAGAGTGGAGGGGACAAAAAAATGGCGTTAATCACCAGGGAAAAATACATACAGTCGCTTAAAAGGATGAGGCCCAATGTCTACAAATTTGGTGAATTAATCACCGATGTTACCACTCACCCGGCCACGAGACGAACGGTAGAAAGTCATGCCCGTGGTTTTGATGCCGCCTATGATTCCAAATTGGAAGAACTCTTCACCACAAAGTCCTATCTCACCGGTGACAGGATTCATCGTTTCAACGGGTTAATGAAGAAGATGGAAGATGTAATCCACAATTCAAAATTAAAAAGAACTATGTATCATCTGACCGGCACGTGTACTGGGGGCCTTTGCGTGGGCTGGAACGCTCAAAATGTCCTCTGGGCGGTCTCAAATGAAATCGATAAAGAATATGGTACCTGTTATCATCAGCGTCTGAAACGATGGTTGCTCTTAGCGGAGGAAGAAGGCTGGGTGGCAGCCGGAGCGCTAACCGACGCCAAAGGTGATCGTTCCAAAAAACCGGCCAATCAGCCTGTGCCCGATGCCAATCTGCGTATTATGGAAAAGCGGGAAGATGGCATCATCATCAGGGGAGCCAAAATCATGATTTGTGGTGTGGCAGCAGCCAATGAAATTTTTATTTTACCAAGCGGCGCTTACGATGAAGCGAACAAGAATTATGCCGTGGCCTGTGTGGTACCCCGTGATATTGAAGGGCTAACGATTGTAGAGGCTCGCCGTCCCAGTGACCGGCGGGAATATGAAGAGGGCTTTGATATTCCGGAGACAGGTATTACCCAGGCTTATCTGCTGTTTAATAATGTCTTTGTTCCCAATGAACGGGTTTTTATGGCCGGAGAGTATAAATACACGGGAAATATTATCAGTTATTTCTCCGCTAATCACCGTGCATGTATCGGTGCGTGCGTGGCCGGACAGGGGGATGTGATGCTGGGTGCCGCCGCTATGCTGGCCCGGGCTAATGGTTTAAGCGAAAAAATCTTTTCCGATAAGTTAACCCAAATGGCTGTTAATAATGAAACAACTTTTAGTGTGGGTGTAGGAGCTATTGCTTTAGGGAAACAGCACCCCTCTGGAATCTGGTTCTCTGATCCTATTACAGCCCATACCAATAAGGTCCATGTAGCCACTTTGCCCTATGAGACAAAGCGGCTCTGCCAGGAGATAGGCGGTGGTATTGTGGAAACAGGCTGCCTGCCGTCTTATCTGGATTTGCAGAATGAGGAATACGGTGATTACCTCCTGAATGTGCTTAAGGCGGGTTCTGTTTCTGCGGAAACCAGGGTAAGAATGGCTCGTCTCGCTGAATGGCTTACCCTGGGGGCCGGCGTACCGGGCTGTATGCACGGCGGTGGGGCGCCTGACGGTGCAAAGATAGTGGTGGAAGCTTATACACCTCTGGAAGAATATATTGATTATGCCCGAAGGATTGCCGGGGTTACCGAATAAGTGTAAAATCTTTCCTGGAAACAACCCTTTATTTTAAATAAAAGGGCCAAACATGGAAATAATTGTACCGGTTAGTGTATACTTATATTAAGAGGCAGCAAAGGAGGGTGGCCCATGAACAAGCGACAAGAAAGGGATCAAAGGTATCTGGAAGCTTATGAAGAGATAACCTTGGTCCTCCGCCGTTGCAAGGAGAAATATGGTCTAACGGGGGAAGAAAATCACCCCCAGGCTCTCCGCTTTAAAACACTGGAAGAAAAGCTGACAACGGAGAGGCGCCTTTTAGAGGAAGTCAGTCTACCTTGCCGTTTTATCTTGGAGCATTTTTCTACCTTTATGGGTAAGCCCGACCATACTATTGGTTTTCGTCTCGGCCAACTGGAAGTTGGACGGGGCATCCTCAATGATTTTTCCATCAATGAATGGGGAAATGTCTATTTAATTATCGGCAATATACGCTTGGCCTGGCGAGATAAGGATTATCAGTATCTGTTTTATCCCGATAAGGTGATTATGCGGTCATGTGACCGGAGTAAACCGGAAATTCATCTGTTCTTCAACTTTGCCTTTAAATATTCCAAGCTTTTAGAGGATTTCGCCGAAATTGCCAGTGATTCTCAAACACTGTATTGTCACCCGGATTTATTTGAAGGAAAAGAAGAGTAAAGCTTTTTTTGCACTCACTTGGTCCAAGTGGGTGTTTTTATGCCAAAGTAACTTTTATTTAAATAAGTGAAACAGGAATTATCAAACAAATAGAGAAATAATATTAATATAGAAAAAATTATAGAATTAATATAGAAAAAAATTTACTGTGAGAGTTGGAGGAAAGGGGATGTTGACTCAGGTACATGTCATCAGTATGGTGTTTACCCTGGCTATTGTCACTGTGGTTGGGGTTTATTCCATACGGCAGGTTAAGACTTCAGCGGATTTTGCCGTTGGGGGAAGGTCTATGGGTGTTTCATTAGTAGCCGGTACAATCATGGGGACGGTAGTGGGCGGCGCTTCTACCATCGGTACGGCCCAACTGGCTTTCAAAGTTGGGTTTAGTGCCTGGTGGTTTACTTTAGGCGCAGGTATTGCCTGCCTGCTCTTAGGAGTTCTGGCTAAGCCCTTAAGGGAATCAGGAGCCTCTACGGCACCTCAATTCCTGGTTAAGGCTTACGGGGAAAGAGCCGGTCCGGTAGCCAGTGTTTTCTCTTCTCTTGGAATTTTCCTCAATATTATTGGGCAGATTCTCTCTGCCGTAGCTTTGCTTACCTCCATGTTTCAAGTACCGCCGCTCTTAGCGGCTTTCATTGCTGTAGTCCTGGTTATCAGTTATGTGATCTTTGGCGGCGTATGGGGTACAGGAATGGTAGGTGTGGTAAAACTCATCCTGCTTTATATTTCCTTGGCAGTGGCCGGGATTCTTTCCTACCAGATGATAGGCGGCCTGCCGGGGTTGACGGCCACATTTCCTGCTTTTCCCTGGTTCAGTCTTTTCGGCCGCGGCTTCAACACTGATGCCGCTGCCGGGTTTTCCCTAGTGGTAGGTGTCTTATCCACGCAGACTTATCTCCAGGCCATGTTTTCCGGGCGAGACGTACGTACTTCCCGCCGGGGGGCTCTTGTGTCCGCCCTGTTAATTCCCCCTATCGGTTTGGCCAGTATTATGGTGGGCTTATACATGAGAAGCCATTTCCCTGAAATCGACCCGCGGGAGGCTTTGCCCTTATTTATTTTACAGTTTCTCAATCCCTGGGTAGGCGGTATGGTCTTAGCCACTTTGCTTCTTTCCGTTGTAGGTACCGGGGCAGGGCTTACTTTAGGGATCAGTACCATGTTAAGCCAGGATATCTATAAGAAGATAATTAATCCTAAAGCTACAGATTCCGGGGTTTTAGCGGTAACAAGGGTGATCATTATTGTGGTTACCCTGGCTACCTTAGTCTTTGTGGGAGGAAATCTCAATTCCCTGATTCTCAAGTGGAGCTTCCTTTCCATGGGCTTGCGGGGAGCTACGATCTGTTTTCCTCTTCTGGCCGCCATTTTCTTAAGAAACAAAATCGCTGCCTGGGCTGGACGCTGGGCCATCATCGCCGGGCCTTCCGCAGTTCTTTTATGGACACTGCTGGGTGGGGCCCTGGATCCCCTCTATGTAGGAATGGCATGCAGCTTGCTTCTTTTAGTTATAGGATATTTCTCCAGAAAAGCCTTTTCCTGAGTATGATGCATGAATTGTTAAATAAAGGGTATAATGCACAGAGCAGGATAATTTAGTCAGAAAAGGTGATTGTATGCCAGGTGAAAAGGAAAAAAACAAGTTGTCAAGAAATAAGAAAAAAGAGCCTACTCCCCAGGAACTGCTTAAATTTGAGATAGCCAAGGAATTAGGGTTATGGGAAAAAATTCAGAAATGGGGTTGGGCCGAACTAAGTGCGGAAGAATCGGGACGTATTGGTGGAATTATGACCAGAAGAATGCGGCAGGGAAACAGTTAGAGATAAAGAGCCTGCTCCCAGCTGTTGTATTACACGGCTGGAATTAAAATCACCATTGTGACAGAACTTATTATCTGCTATACTGGTAGAGAATATATAGAGTGAGATATAAGGGTGTGGTGGAATGAAAGGCGAAGCCTTGGGGAGTAGCCTCACGAAACATGAACAAATTATCAGATTCATCAAAAATTTAGAAGTAGGTACGAAAGTTTCGGTACGCCAGATCGCCAAAGAACTGGATGTTAGTGAAGGAACAGCTTACCGGGCTATTAAAGAAGCTGAAGCCCAGGGACTGGTAAGTTCAATTCCCAAAGTGGGAACAATCCGTATAGAGGCCGAGGAGCAACGGGAAATTGAAGATTTAACCTTAAGGGAAATCTCCCTCATTGTGGAAGGGGAAGTACTGTGCAGTACTGAACGTTTAGGATTAGCTCCCTCCCGTTTTGTTATTGGCTGTAACAGTATTGGCATACTGGAACAACTGTTAGAGAAGGATGCCCTGCTGATTGTCGGAGACGTACCTGAGTTCCAGCGTATTGCCCTGGAGAAGGGTTCCCACCTTATGGTGGCCGGGGCCTTTAAAGTATCAAAAGAACTCATTAAGCTTGCCCAGGAAAATAACCTGGTAATTATTTCTTGTCCTTATGATACTTTTGTGGCCGTCTCCATGATGAACAGGGCGGTTTACGACCGTTTAACGGAAAAAGAACTGGTCCGTGTGGAAGACATCATGGTCAGGGATGTTTTTTATCTGACTTCCGAAGCCACAGTGGAACAATGGCATGAAATGGCCCAGAAAACCGGCCACAGCCGCTTCCCTGTTGTGGACCAGAACATGCTGGTCATCGGTATTGTTACCGCCGTTGATGTGGCGGGTATTGATAGGACTGCCAGTGTTTTATCGGTCATGACCAAAGATGTTCTCATTGCTGAGAGACAGACTCTGGTTACCCATTTAGCCCGTCTTTTAATCTGGGAAGGTTTTGAACTGGTGCCTATTGTGGAAGAGGGGCGCCTGGTGGGGGTCGTGAGCCGTCAGGATATTTTAAAGGCCTTCCAGCAAACCCAAAAACAGCCCCATGTTGGAGAAACCGTGGACAACCTGGTGATGAGCGGTTTTACCTTGGATGAATGGGATGAAGGGACGAAAATATCCGGTGAGATTACCCAGTTCATGATTAACGAATTTGGTTCTGCCAGTCCCGGCACTTTGGTTACCATTATGTCCACGGCCACCTATATTGCCTTGCGTAAACAGCTGCGGCTGGATACGGTCCTGGATAATTTAACCCTTTACCACATGGACCCGGTAGAGGTGGGGGATTTTGTGGAAGTTTACACCAGGGTGATCCATATTGAGAAAAAGTCATGTGTTACTGATGTCAGTATCTACTGTGAAGGAAAACTGAAGGCCAAAGGAATCCTCAGTTCGCGCATCATTAAAAAATAAGGGGGAGTCTTGTGCTCTCCCTTTTTTCATTACTCATCACCGGACAACAAACAGGATACGGCAGCGGTGGAAATTAAACCTCGTTCCCGGGAATTATCTTTGTTAAAATATATATGATAAGAAGTTTATCTAGAACTATTCTGAGGCTTAGGAGCCGGGAGGAATAAAGGTGAGTTTTGTTCATCTCCATAACCATACGTGTTACAGCCTGCTGGACGGTGCCAGCAAAATCCCGGAACTGGTTCAACAGGCCAAGGAACAGGGAATGCAGGCACTGGCCATTACCGACCACGGTGTGATGTACGGTGTGATTGAGTTTTATAAAGAAGCCAAAAAGGCAAGTCTCAAGCCCATTATCGGCTGTGAAGTATATGTGGCTCGCCGCAGCCGCTGGGATAAGGTGGCAGGTTTAGATGATTCCCCCTATCATCTTGTCCTTTTAGCGGAAAATCAGGAGGGATACCAGAATCTTATCAAGCTGGTTTCCGCTGCCTGGCTGGAGGGTTTTTACTATAAACCCAGGGTGGATAAGGAACTGTTAAAAAAATACCATAAAGGCTTGATCGCCCTTTCTGCCTGCCTGGCCGGAGAAGTTCCTGCATTGTTACTGGAGGGGAAAGAGGAAGAAGCCCGGGTTGCAGCCCTTGACTACCAGGACATTTTCGGTAGAGATAACTTCTTTCTGGAACTGCAGGACCATGGTCTGGCAGAGCAGCACCAGGTTAACAGCGGATTGCTGCGGATAGCCCGGGATACCCGGATTCCCCTGGTTGCGACCAATGATGTCCATTATACCAGGCGTAATGATGCTGCTATCCAGGATATACTCCTCTGTATCCAGACGGGAAAAACTCTGCAGGACCAGGACCGGATGCGCTTTGAAACAGAAGAGTTTTACCTGAAATCAGCTGAAGAGATGCGGTTATTATTCGGCGATTATCCCGAAGCCTTAGCCAATACGGTGAGGATCGCTGAACGTTGCCAGGTGGATTTTAAGTTTGGCGAAAACTTCCTGCCTTTTTATGAGGTCCCCCATGGTTATAACGTCGACACTTATCTGGAGCACCTTTGCCAGCAAGGTTTAAGGGAACGCTACCCCAAAATAGAGCCCAAGCACCAGGAGCGGTTGGCCTATGAGCTTTCCATCATAAAAAAAATGGGCTACAGCAGTTATTTTCTTATTGTCTGGGATTTTATCCACTATGCTAAAAAGCAAGGGATCTTTGTAGGACCAGGCAGGGGTTCGGCGGCAGGCAGCCTGGTTTCTTACTGCTTAGGGATAACCGATATTGATCCCTTGAAGTACGACTTGCTCTTTGAACGGTTCTTGAACCCTGAGCGGGTAAGCATGCCGGATATTGACATAGACTTTTGTTTTGAGCGCCGGGGAGAAATTATTGAATACGTGGTAGAAAAGTACGGCGCCGACCGGGTGGCCCAGATCATCACCTTCGGTACCATGGCCGCCCGGGCCGCTATCCGGGATGCCGGGAGAGCCATGAATGTGCCCCTGGCCCTGGTGGACAAGGTGGCCAAGCTGGTTCCCAGCGAACTGGGGATTACCATTGACAGGGCTTTGGAAGTTTCACCGGAACTTGTTCAACTGGCGGAAGAAGATAATGTAGTGAAACAGCTGCTGATGACTGCCCGGGCCCTGGAAGGGATGCCCCGTCATGCCGGAACCCATGCTGCGGGTATCGTCATTTCCCAAAGACCCTTGGACCAGCATTTACCCCTGCAAAAAACTACTGAAGGTCTGGTTTCTACCCAATTTGATAAAGACACAGTGGAAGAAATCGGCCTTTTAAAAATGGATTTGCTGGGCTTGCGTACTTTAACAGTCATTAACAATACGGTAGAGTTAATTGTCCAGAGTCAAAATAAACAATTGGACATTAACAGGGTACCCCTGGACGACAAGAAGACCTATGAATTATTATCCGAAGGCGACACCATTGGCGTATTCCAGTTAGAAAGTTCCGGCCTCAGGGCCATCCTGCGCGAGTTAAAACCCCAGACCTTTGAGGATATCGTCGCTTTAGTCGCCCTTTATCGTCCCGGCCCTCTGGGGAGCGGTATGGTGGAAGATTTTATTAAAAGACGTCATGGGGAAGTTGAAGTGAAATACCTGCACCCGGCTTTAGAGCCTATCCTCAGGACAACTTACGGTGTCATTCTCTATCAGGAACAGGTTATGCGTATCGCCAGTGACCTGGCCGGGTTTACTCTGGGGGAAGCGGATCTTTTACGCCGGGCCATGGGAAAGAAAAAGCCGGAAATCATCGCAGGTTTACGCAAACAGTTTGTGGAAGGGGCTGTAAAAAACGGGGTCGATGGTGAGGTAGCCGGAAAAATCTTCGATTTAATGGAATATTTCGCTGGGTACGGTTTTAATAAGAGCCACTCCGCGGCCTATGCCATCCTGGCCTACCAGACCGCCTATTTAAAAGCCCACTATCCCGTAGAGTTTATGGCTGCTTTGCTCACCAGCGTCATGGAATCCAGTGACCGCGTACCTTTTTATATTGAGGAATGCCGGCAGCATAAAATTGCGGTACTGCCTCCTGATGTCAATGAAAGCGCCGAGAGCTTTCTCGTATCAGGGAATAAAATCCGTTTTGGCTTAGCCGCTATTAAGCAGGTAGGTCATAATGCTATCCAGGCCATACTGGAGGAACGAAAAAACGGCCGTTTCTTAAGCCTCCAGGATTTTTGCGAGCGGGTGGACTTAAGCCAGGTTAACCGGCGTGTGTTAGAAAACTTGATTAAATGCGGTGCCTTTGGTTCTGTGCCGGGGACAAGAGCACAGCTTTTAGAGATTTTACATCTTTGTATCGACCAGGGATTAGCCTGGCAGCGCCAGAAGAACTCCAATCAATTGTCCCTTTTTGACCTTACCAGCACGCCTGCCTCCTTTAAGCCCTCGATTCCTTTACCGGAAGTCCGTGATTTCTCGGAGAGGGAAATATTACAGATGGAAAAAGAAACCCTGGGCCTTTATTTGAGCGGGCATCCCTTAGCCGAGTTTATGGGAGTGATCCGGGGTAAGACTACTCACGTAATCGAAGAATTGGCCCAGGCCACTGATGGTGACCTGGTTGTGCTGGCCGGGGTTATTACGGCTGTGCGCCGGACAGTGACGAAACGCGGGGAAACTATGGCTTATTTTACGCTGGAAGACCTGAGCGGTAGCGTAGAAGCTCTCCTTTTCCCAAAAAATCTGGCTAAATTTAATAACCTCTTGAAAACTGATTCTCCTGTCTTGGTGAAGGCGCGGCTAAACCTGCAGGAGGATAAACCCAAAATTTTTGTAGAGAGTATAAGTTCCCTGACCAATTTGGAATGGCAGGTGGAACCCGGTACGGCAACAACCCTCTATTTAAAGATTTCGCCTAACGTCGATGAAAACCTGATCTGGGAAGAACTCCGTCCCATTATTGCCCTCTACCAGGGTAAAACACCTCTTTATCTTTATTTCCCTCATCTGAAAAAGCTCATCAAAAGCAAACCGGAATTCTGGGTTAACGTACTGCCGCAGCTTATGGTGGAACTGGAATCCCTGACAGGTGTGGAAGCCATCAGTGTAGTGAATAAATAAAGCTGTGGTATAATAAGTCTAAGGCTAATTTATTTAATTTTGAGGTGGGTCATGACGACATTCGGCTTTATACCAAACGTAGGGTTCTCAGAGCTTTTACTGGTCCTGGTGCTGGCCTTAATTATCTTCGGTCCCGGGAAATTGCCTGAAGTGGGTAAAGCCTTGGGCAAAAGTATTGCCGAGTTTAAAGGAGCCGTAAAAAAGGCGGAAAATGAAATCAAGGAAGAAATAAAGAATATGGAAGAAAAGAAATAGCTTAAGGAAAAACATAAATCTCCTCCCGGCCACATAGATTTTTTTCACAGACCCAGGAGGAGGAGAGAAGGATGAAAAAAGAGACTTTGAAGCAGTTAGTCCAACGGGGGGTTATGGTGGGAGATATTGCCGAGATTGTAAAGTGGCTGCAGGAACCGTATTTTCCCGATTTACAGCTGGCAGAATGTGTCGAGGCAGTGGAGGCTGTACTAAACAAACGTGAAGTTCAGCATGCTGTTTTAACGGGCATTGCCCTGGATATGCTGACGGAACAAAAATTAGTTCCCCAGCCCTTGGCCGGCATTATTGAAGAAGATCAAGGCCTTTATGGCATCGACGAGGTTTTGGCCATGGGTATCACTAATGTCTACGGAACCATAGGCATCACCAGTTTTGGTTATCTCGACAAAATGAAAACAGGGATTATTGGTCGTCTCCACAACGGCAAGGAGGGGAGAGTAAATACTTTTCTCGATGACCTGGTGGCTGCCATTGCTGCCGCAGCGGCTGCGAAAATAGCCCATAACTCTTAAGTAAAGCCCAGTAGAAATACTGGGTTTCTTTTATACCAGTCAGAAAGTATAAGTTTGAGGAGGCATAAGTGCAACTAAGGCTTCCGCCTGCGCCAATGCTTGGTGCAAGCCAAGTTTTCTTTATATTTTTTTCGAAGTTTAGCAGGATTATGAAAAAGGCTTCACGAATTATCAGGGTGAATTAATGACTGAACAAGAATAATTGTGTTGCGACAGGGACACAATGGCATTAAACAGGGAACGGCAATTTTTGAGGGGGGAGATTTTTGCGTATTGCGATTTACCCGGGCACTTTTGACCCTGTTACCAACGGGCATATTCATATTGCGGAAAGAGCCAGCAAACTCTTTGATAAAGTCATTATAGCCGTAGCCAAGGATAATTATAAAAACAATCTCTTTTCTCTTGAGGAAAGACTACAAATGGTGGAAGAGAGCTTACAGTACCTGCCAAACGTAGAGGTGGACAGTTTTTCCGGCCTCCTGGCAGATTATGCTGTTTGTAAGAATGCCCAGGCCTTAATTCGAGGTTTACGGGCAGTATCGGATTTTGAATATGAGATGCAGCTCGCGGCGATGAACAAGCGTTTAAACGAAACCCTGGAAACTGTATTTCTCATGACAGCCGGAGAATACTCTTTTATCAGTTCCAGCATGATCAAACAAGTGGCTGTTTTGGGTGGATGTGTCAAAGGACTGGTACCGCCTATTGTAGAGGCTGGTTTGAAAGAAAAGTACCGTGGAACTGCGAAAGTATGATAGGAGGGGAGAAAATGG
This window harbors:
- a CDS encoding DNA polymerase III subunit alpha; translated protein: MSFVHLHNHTCYSLLDGASKIPELVQQAKEQGMQALAITDHGVMYGVIEFYKEAKKASLKPIIGCEVYVARRSRWDKVAGLDDSPYHLVLLAENQEGYQNLIKLVSAAWLEGFYYKPRVDKELLKKYHKGLIALSACLAGEVPALLLEGKEEEARVAALDYQDIFGRDNFFLELQDHGLAEQHQVNSGLLRIARDTRIPLVATNDVHYTRRNDAAIQDILLCIQTGKTLQDQDRMRFETEEFYLKSAEEMRLLFGDYPEALANTVRIAERCQVDFKFGENFLPFYEVPHGYNVDTYLEHLCQQGLRERYPKIEPKHQERLAYELSIIKKMGYSSYFLIVWDFIHYAKKQGIFVGPGRGSAAGSLVSYCLGITDIDPLKYDLLFERFLNPERVSMPDIDIDFCFERRGEIIEYVVEKYGADRVAQIITFGTMAARAAIRDAGRAMNVPLALVDKVAKLVPSELGITIDRALEVSPELVQLAEEDNVVKQLLMTARALEGMPRHAGTHAAGIVISQRPLDQHLPLQKTTEGLVSTQFDKDTVEEIGLLKMDLLGLRTLTVINNTVELIVQSQNKQLDINRVPLDDKKTYELLSEGDTIGVFQLESSGLRAILRELKPQTFEDIVALVALYRPGPLGSGMVEDFIKRRHGEVEVKYLHPALEPILRTTYGVILYQEQVMRIASDLAGFTLGEADLLRRAMGKKKPEIIAGLRKQFVEGAVKNGVDGEVAGKIFDLMEYFAGYGFNKSHSAAYAILAYQTAYLKAHYPVEFMAALLTSVMESSDRVPFYIEECRQHKIAVLPPDVNESAESFLVSGNKIRFGLAAIKQVGHNAIQAILEERKNGRFLSLQDFCERVDLSQVNRRVLENLIKCGAFGSVPGTRAQLLEILHLCIDQGLAWQRQKNSNQLSLFDLTSTPASFKPSIPLPEVRDFSEREILQMEKETLGLYLSGHPLAEFMGVIRGKTTHVIEELAQATDGDLVVLAGVITAVRRTVTKRGETMAYFTLEDLSGSVEALLFPKNLAKFNNLLKTDSPVLVKARLNLQEDKPKIFVESISSLTNLEWQVEPGTATTLYLKISPNVDENLIWEELRPIIALYQGKTPLYLYFPHLKKLIKSKPEFWVNVLPQLMVELESLTGVEAISVVNK
- a CDS encoding Sec-independent protein translocase subunit TatA/TatB yields the protein MTTFGFIPNVGFSELLLVLVLALIIFGPGKLPEVGKALGKSIAEFKGAVKKAENEIKEEIKNMEEKK
- a CDS encoding phosphatidylglycerophosphatase A — encoded protein: MKKETLKQLVQRGVMVGDIAEIVKWLQEPYFPDLQLAECVEAVEAVLNKREVQHAVLTGIALDMLTEQKLVPQPLAGIIEEDQGLYGIDEVLAMGITNVYGTIGITSFGYLDKMKTGIIGRLHNGKEGRVNTFLDDLVAAIAAAAAAKIAHNS
- the coaD gene encoding pantetheine-phosphate adenylyltransferase translates to MRIAIYPGTFDPVTNGHIHIAERASKLFDKVIIAVAKDNYKNNLFSLEERLQMVEESLQYLPNVEVDSFSGLLADYAVCKNAQALIRGLRAVSDFEYEMQLAAMNKRLNETLETVFLMTAGEYSFISSSMIKQVAVLGGCVKGLVPPIVEAGLKEKYRGTAKV